A single region of the Anomaloglossus baeobatrachus isolate aAnoBae1 chromosome 2, aAnoBae1.hap1, whole genome shotgun sequence genome encodes:
- the LOC142290774 gene encoding olfactory receptor 52M1-like — MESPNNSCFHPSFFVLLGIPGLEHLHVWISIPFFSIFLSAIVGNYTVVLIIIMERSLHQPMYIYFSVLAFVDLILANTTMPKLLGIFWFQYNRIDFHTCLLQMFCVHAFSTIESGIFLAMAYDRYVAICNPLRYSAIVTTSVIISSGALAILRGVFYILPLPILLTRFHLYKSGVILHSYCEHMAVVRLACADVSFNDHVGMVVGFMVLGMDSVLIVTSYVMILRALLRLTAEARLKAFGTCVSHICAILCFYTPILCSSLVHRFGTDVPHQTHILLANFYLLVPPLLNPLVYGIRTKLIRERVRTCFS; from the coding sequence ATGGAAAGTCCCAATAATTCCTGCTTCCACCCGTCTTTCTTTGTATTGCTGGGGATCCCAGGCCTGGAGCACCTACATGTCTGGATCTCCATCCCGTTCTTCTCCATATTTCTGTCAGCCATTGTTGGGAACTACACTGTTGTACTGATCATTATCATGGAGAGGAGCCTCCACCAGCCCATGTACATCTACTTCTCTGTTCTCGCTTTTGTAGACCTTATTTTAGCAAATACAACTATGCCCAAGCTTCTTGGCATCTTCTGGTTCCAGTATAACAGAATTGACTTCCACACGTGTCTTCTCCAGATGTTTTGTGTCCATGCTTTCTCCACCATTGAATCTGGTATCTTTCTGGCTATGGCATATGATCGATATGTAGCCATATGTAACCCTCTAAGATATTCGGCCATAGTGACCACCAGTGTTATCATTAGCAGTGGAGCATTAGCCATACTACGGGGGGTGTTTTACATCCTTCCTTTGCCAATTCTACTGACGAGGTTCCACCTCTACAAAAGCGGTGTGATCCTACACTCGTACTGTGAGCATATGGCGGTGGTGAGGCTAGCCTGTGCAGACGTCTCCTTCAATGACCATGTTGGCATGGTAGTTGGCTTCATGGTGCTGGGGATGGACTCAGTGCTAATTGTAACTTCATATGTGATGATCCTTCGGGCTCTTCTTAGGTTGACCGCCGAGGCTCGTCTGAAGGCCTTTGGAACATGTGTTTCCCATATCTGCGCTATCTTATGTTTCTATACTCCAATACTCTGTTCATCTTTAGTCCACAGATTCGGGACAGATGTTCCTCACCAAACGCATATCCTCCTGGCAAATTTCTACCTCCTTGTCCCTCCACTGCTGAACCCTCTGGTCTATGGCATAAGAACTAAACTAATCAGGGAGAGGGTGCGAACGTGCTTCTCCTAA